One Glycine max cultivar Williams 82 chromosome 3, Glycine_max_v4.0, whole genome shotgun sequence DNA window includes the following coding sequences:
- the LOC100788439 gene encoding MTOR-associated protein MEAK7 yields MGNAQSPSNNDPRYVSATRAFTQKELEDLRSRFNNLANQSQSNGKYIPPSVFQSYFGFHGPLGERMFDLVTQERKDQKLTFEDLVVAKATYEKGTKDEIEEFIFRLLDVSGDNFVGRSDLETVMIAIFNDILRIKGSDDRSSSHEDIVNIFLNAANFSKQDGGGTEGTMSFEDFRSWCTHLPSVRKLLGSLLLPPDSGRPGYQIPKLLTSKAIDSNIILLRKEYTWHIGGALSHQDLEDWNLLYHSSVNGLSFNTFLGNISNHAGPTVLIIKDKEGYIYGGYASQPWERHADFYGDLKCFLFQLNPVASIFRPTGANNNLQWCAINFSSEDIPNGIGFGGRVNHLGLFISANFDQGHTFSCTTFGSPCLSKTNRILPEVIECWGVTQDATQDKNDAVKGTILERFKEDRNMLKMVGLANSSE; encoded by the exons ATGGGCAACGCTCAGTCACCTTCCAACAATGATCCTCGATATGTTTCAGCAACcag AGCTTTTACTCAAAAGGAACTTGAAGACTTGAGGTCTCGGTTCAACAATCTGGCTAATCAATCCCAGAGCAACGGGAAATACATCCCTCCCTCCGTTTTTCAG TCATATTTTGGATTTCATGGCCCTCTTGGGGAGAGGATGTTTGATTTAGTTACTCAGGAGCGCAAGGATCAGAAGCTAACCTTTGAAGACCTCGTGGTTGCTAAA GCTACTTATGAGAAAGGGACAAAAGATGAAATTGAAGAATTCATCTTTCGCTTATTAGATGTATCTGGAGATAATTTTGTAGGGAG GTCTGATTTGGAAACTGTTATGATTGCcatttttaatgatatattaCGCATAAAAGGTTCTGATGATAGATCAAGTTCACATGAGGATATTGTCAACATATTTCTGAATGCTGCAAATTTCTCCAAGCAAGATGGAGGGGGCACTGAGGGGACAATGTCTTTTGAAGATTTCAGAAGCTGGTGTACTCATCTCCCCTCTGTGAGGAAGCTTCTTGGAAGCCTGCTTTTGCCACCTGATTCAG GACGACCTGGTTATCAGATTCCTAAACTATTGACTTCGAAGGCTATTGATTCTAACATTATACTTTTGAGAAAGGAATATACTTGGCATATTGGAGGCGCACTCTCTCACCAAGACCTGGAAGATTGGAATCTTTTGTATCATAGTTCTGTTAATGGTCTTAGTTTTAATACATTCCTGGGCAACATTTC AAACCATGCAGGCCCAACTGTGTTAATTATTAAGGATAAAGAAGGTTATATATATGGAGGGTATGCTTCTCAACCATGGGAGCGTCATGCTGATTTTTACGGAGACCTGAAATGTTTCCTTTTTCAACTAAATCCAGTGGCATCTATATTCAGGCCAACTGGAGCAAACAATAACCTACAATGG TGCGCTATCAACTTCAGTTCAGAGGACATTCCAAATGGCATTGGTTTTGGGGGACGAGTGAATCACTTGGGTTTGTTCATATCAGCAAACTTTGATCAAGGACATACATTTTCGTGTACCACGTTTGGTAGCCCTTGCCTCTCCAAGACTAACCGTATATTACCAGAAGTAATAGAATGCTGGGGAGTCACTCAAGATGCGACACAAGACAAGAATGATGCTGTCAAGGGCACTATTCTGGAGAGGTTCAAGGAAGATCGCAACATGCTCAAAATGGTAGGCCTAGCAAATTCCAGCGAGTAA
- the LOC100788969 gene encoding protein GL2-INTERACTING REPRESSOR 1 isoform X1, whose amino-acid sequence MNEERKQRTAMSRRNESGPKLDLKLNLSPPRADRRLDSPTRSATASPTSPPSSCVSSELNQEDKSYSNSPEATSMVLVGCPRCLMYVMLSEDDPKCPKCKSTVLLDFLHDTKNPTIRRS is encoded by the exons ATGAATGAAGAAAG AAAACAGAGGACAGCCATGAGTCGCAGAAACGAAAGTGGTCCAAAGCTTGACTTGAAGCTGAACCTGTCCCCACCGAGGGCTGATCGGAGACTGGATTCGCCGACACGATCGGCGACGGCGTCTCCGACGTCACCGCCGAGCTCGTGCGTGTCTTCGGAGCTGAACCAAGAGGACAAGAGTTACTCTAACAGCCCTGAAGCCACTTCCATGGTTCTTGTGGGTTGCCCTCGCTGCCTCATGTATGTGATGCTCTCTGAGGATGATCCAAAGTGCCCCAAATGCAAAAGCACCGTTTTGCTTGATTTCCTCCATGACACCAAAAACCCCACCATAAGGAGGAGTTAG
- the LOC100788969 gene encoding protein GL2-INTERACTING REPRESSOR 1 isoform X2, with protein MSRRNESGPKLDLKLNLSPPRADRRLDSPTRSATASPTSPPSSCVSSELNQEDKSYSNSPEATSMVLVGCPRCLMYVMLSEDDPKCPKCKSTVLLDFLHDTKNPTIRRS; from the coding sequence ATGAGTCGCAGAAACGAAAGTGGTCCAAAGCTTGACTTGAAGCTGAACCTGTCCCCACCGAGGGCTGATCGGAGACTGGATTCGCCGACACGATCGGCGACGGCGTCTCCGACGTCACCGCCGAGCTCGTGCGTGTCTTCGGAGCTGAACCAAGAGGACAAGAGTTACTCTAACAGCCCTGAAGCCACTTCCATGGTTCTTGTGGGTTGCCCTCGCTGCCTCATGTATGTGATGCTCTCTGAGGATGATCCAAAGTGCCCCAAATGCAAAAGCACCGTTTTGCTTGATTTCCTCCATGACACCAAAAACCCCACCATAAGGAGGAGTTAG